A stretch of Saccharomyces cerevisiae S288C chromosome IV, complete sequence DNA encodes these proteins:
- the PDR15 gene encoding ATP-binding cassette multidrug transporter PDR15 (Plasma membrane ATP binding cassette (ABC) transporter; multidrug transporter and general stress response factor implicated in cellular detoxification; regulated by Pdr1p, Pdr3p and Pdr8p; promoter contains a PDR responsive element; PDR15 has a paralog, PDR5, that arose from the whole genome duplication), giving the protein MSSDIRDVEERNSRSSSSSSSSNSAAQSIGQHPYRGFDSEAAERVHELARTLTSQSLLYTANSNNSSSSNHNAHNADSRSVFSTDMEGVNPVFTNPDTPGYNPKLDPNSDQFSSTAWVQNMANICTSDPDFYKPYSLGCVWKNLSASGDSADVSYQSTFANIVPKLLTKGLRLLKPSKEEDTFQILKPMDGCLNPGELLVVLGRPGSGCTTLLKSISSNSHGFKIAKDSIVSYNGLSSSDIRKHYRGEVVYNAESDIHLPHLTVYQTLFTVARMKTPQNRIKGVDREAYANHVTEVAMATYGLSHTRDTKVGNDLVRGVSGGERKRVSIAEVAICGARFQCWDNATRGLDSATALEFIRALKTQADIGKTAATVAIYQCSQDAYDLFDKVCVLDDGYQLYFGPAKDAKKYFQDMGYYCPPRQTTADFLTSITSPTERIISKEFIEKGTRVPQTPKDMAEYWLQSESYKNLIKDIDSTLEKNTDEARNIIRDAHHAKQAKRAPPSSPYVVNYGMQVKYLLIRNFWRMKQSASVTLWQVIGNSVMAFILGSMFYKVMKKNDTSTFYFRGAAMFFAILFNAFSCLLEIFSLYETRPITEKHRTYSLYHPSADAFASVLSEMPPKLITAVCFNIIFYFLVDFRRNGGVFFFYFLINVIATFTLSHLFRCVGSLTKTLQEAMVPASMLLLAISMYTGFAIPKTKILGWSIWIWYINPLAYLFESLMINEFHDRRFPCAQYIPAGPAYQNITGTQRVCSAVGAYPGNDYVLGDDFLKESYDYEHKHKWRGFGIGMAYVVFFFFVYLILCEYNEGAKQKGEMVVFLRSKIKQLKKEGKLQEKHRPGDIENNAGSSPDSATTEKKILDDSSEGSDSSSDNAGLGLSKSEAIFHWRDLCYDVPIKGGQRRILNNVDGWVKPGTLTALMGASGAGKTTLLDCLAERVTMGVITGNIFVDGRLRDESFPRSIGYCQQQDLHLKTATVRESLRFSAYLRQPSSVSIEEKNRYVEEVIKILEMQQYSDAVVGVAGEGLNVEQRKRLTIGVELAARPKLLVFLDEPTSGLDSQTAWDTCQLMRKLATHGQAILCTIHQPSAILMQQFDRLLFLQKGGQTVYFGDLGEGCKTMIDYFESKGAHKCPPDANPAEWMLEVVGAAPGSHATQDYNEVWRNSDEYKAVQEELDWMEKNLPGRSKEPTAEEHKPFAASLYYQFKMVTIRLFQQYWRSPDYLWSKFILTIFNQVFIGFTFFKADRSLQGLQNQMLSIFMYTVIFNPILQQYLPSFVQQRDLYEARERPSRTFSWLAFFLSQIIVEIPWNILAGTIAYCIYYYAVGFYANASAAGQLHERGALFWLFSIAFYVYIGSMGLLMISFNEVAETAAHMGTLLFTMALSFCGVMATPKVMPRFWIFMYRVSPLTYMIDALLALGVANVDVKCSNYEMVKFTPPSGTTCGDYMASYIKLAGTGYLSDPSATDICSFCAVSTTNAFLATFSSHYYRRWRNYGIFICYIAFDYIAATFLYWLSRVPKKNGKISEKPKK; this is encoded by the coding sequence ATGTCATCAGATATCAGAGACGTAGAGGAACGAAATTCGCGGAGCTCGAGCTCAAGCTCGAGCTCGAACTCTGCCGCCCAATCCATTGGACAGCATCCATACCGCGGTTTCGACAGCGAAGCCGCGGAAAGGGTGCATGAGTTGGCTAGAACACTCACATCGCAGAGTTTACTATACACTGCTAACTCAAACAATAGCTCTTCCAGCAACCATAATGCGCACAATGCGGACTCGAGATCCGTATTTTCTACGGACATGGAAGGTGTGAACCCGGTGTTCACTAACCCGGACACCCCGGGATACAATCCCAAATTGGACCCTAACAGTGATCAATTCTCCAGTACGGCGTGGGTACAGAACATGGCAAATATTTGTACTTCGGACCCGGATTTCTATAAACCATACTCACTCGGTTGTGTATGGAAGAATCTAAGCGCCTCCGGAGACTCCGCCGATGTGTCATACCAGTCAACTTTCGCTAACATCGTACCAAAGCTGCTTACGAAAGGGCTCAGATTACTGAAGCCCAGTAAAGAAGAGGACACTTTTCAGATCCTGAAACCCATGGATGGTTGTCTTAATCCCGGTGAACTGTTGGTTGTTCTTGGGAGACCAGGGTCAGGTTGTACTACGCTGCTAAAATCCATATCTTCTAATTCGCACGGGTTCAAGATCGCAAAAGACTCCATTGTCTCTTACAACGGTTTGTCAAGCTCGGATATCAGGAAACATTACCGTGGTGAAGTCGTTTACAATGCGGAATCAGATATTCATTTACCGCATCTTACCGTGTACCAGACGCTTTTCACCGTGGCAAGGATGAAAACGCCGCAAAATCGTATCAAGGGTGTTGATAGAGAAGCGTACGCCAATCACGTGACAGAAGTTGCAATGGCCACATATGGTCTTTCGCATACAAGGGACACCAAGGTCGGAAACGATCTAGTCAGAGGTGTTTCTGGTGGTGAAAGAAAGCGTGTATCCATTGCGGAAGTCGCAATCTGCGGCGCCAGATTTCAATGTTGGGATAATGCCACCAGAGGTTTGGACTCTGCTACTGCTTTAGAATTCATCCGTGCTTTAAAAACCCAGGCTGACATTGGAAAGACCGCGGCTACTGTGGCCATCTATCAATGTTCTCAGGATGCTTATGATCTTTTTGATAAGGTCTGTGTCCTGGATGATGGTTACCAGCTTTATTTTGGGCCCGCTAAGGATgcaaagaaatatttccaAGACATGGGCTACTATTGTCCTCCCAGACAGACCACTGCAGATTTTTTAACTTCAATTACAAGTCCTACTGAAAGAATTATTAGCAAAGAATTTATCGAAAAAGGTACTAGAGTGCCTCAAACGCCAAAGGATATGGCCGAATATTGGCTACAATCAGAAAGctacaaaaatttaatcAAGGATATAGACTCTACATTAGAGAAAAACACAGATGAAGCACGCAATATTATCAGGGATGCTCACCACGCTAAACAGGCAAAAAGGGCACCACCTTCCTCTCCATACGTTGTCAACTACGGAATGCAAGTCAAATACTTGTTGATTAGAAATTTCTGGAGAATGAAGCAAAGTGCTAGTGTTACTTTGTGGCAAGTCATCGGTAACTCTGTCATGGCTTTCATCTTGGGTTCTATGTTTTATAaagtgatgaagaaaaacgaTACTTCCACTTTCTATTTCCGTGGTGCTGCAATGTTTTTTgctattttatttaatgCATTTTCGTGTCTTTTGGAAATCTTTAGTTTGTATGAAACAAGACCTATAACTGAAAAACACAGAACTTATTCCTTGTATCATCCAAGCGCTGACGCATTTGCGTCTGTTTTGTCAGAAATGCCGCCAAAATTGATCACTGCTGTCTGCTTCAACATcatcttttatttcctAGTTGATTTCAGGAGAAACGGTggtgtctttttcttttattttttaattaatGTCATTGCCACATTCACTTTATCCCATTTATTTAGATGCGTGGGCTCCTTGACCAAAACATTACAGGAGGCCATGGTCCCCGCTTCAATGTTATTATTGGCAATTTCTATGTATACAGGGTTTGCCATCCCTAAAACGAAGATTTTAGGTTGGTCCATTTGGATTTGGTATATCAACCCGCTAGCCTACCTGTTTGAATCTTTAATGATCAATGAATTCCATGACCGTAGATTCCCTTGTGCCCAATACATCCCTGCTGGCCCTGCTTATCAGAACATCACAGGTACTCAACGCGTCTGTTCCGCAGTTGGTGCTTATCCAGGTAACGACTATGTGTTGGGTGATGACTTCTTGAAGGAAAGTTACGATTATGAGCACAAACATAAGTGGCGTGGGTTCGGTATTGGTATGGCATatgttgttttctttttctttgtttatcTAATTCTTTGTGAGTATAATGAAGGTGCTAAACAAAAGGGTGAAATGGTTGTGTTCCTAAGATCTAAGATCaagcaattgaaaaaggaaggtaaattacaagaaaagCATAGGCCTGgagatattgaaaataatgcAGGCAGTTCTCCAGATTCCGCtacaacagaaaaaaaaatactagaTGATAGTTCTGAGGGATCGGATAGCTCTTCAGATAATGCCGGATTAGGACTTTCCAAATCTGAAGCAATTTTCCACTGGCGTGATTTATGCTATGATGTTCCTATAAAAGGAGGTCAAAGACGTATCTTAAATAACGTAGATGGTTGGGTAAAACCAGGCACTTTGACTGCCTTAATGGGGGCGTCAGGTGCAGGTAAAACAACTTTACTGGATTGTTTGGCTGAAAGAGTCACCATGGGTGTTATTACTGGTAATATTTTTGTCGATGGTCGTCTCCGTGACGAATCATTCCCTAGATCTATTGGTTATTGTCAACAACAGGATTTACATTTGAAAACGGCTACAGTAAGAGAATCTTTGAGATTTTCAGCTTATTTACGTCAGCCTTCGTCAGTTtctattgaagaaaaaaataggtACGTGGAAGAAgttatcaaaattttggaaatgcAACAATATTCAGAtgctgttgttggtgttGCAGGTGAAGGTCTAAATGTcgaacaaagaaaaagacttACTATTGGTGTTGAACTAGCGGCAAGGCCTAAacttttggtttttttggATGAACCAACTTCAGGCCTGGATTCACAAACTGCTTGGGACACTTGCCAACTTATGAGGAAACTAGCTACCCACGGTCAAGCAATTTTGTGTACTATCCATCAACCTTCTGCTATATTAATGCAGCAGTTTGATagattattatttttacaGAAAGGGGGCCAAACTGTATATTTCGGCGATTTAGGTGAAGGGTGCAAAACTATGATCGATTATTTTGAAAGTAAAGGAGCTCACAAATGTCCACCTGATGCAAACCCTGCCGAATGGATGTTAGAGGTTGTAGGTGCCGCTCCTGGTTCTCACGCTACGCAAGATTATAATGAAGTCTGGAGAAACTCAGATGAATACAAAGCTGTTCAGGAAGAATTGGATTGGATGGAAAAGAATTTACCAGGCAGGTCAAAAGAACCAACTGCAGAAGAACATAAACCTTTTGCTGCATCTTTATACTACCAATTTAAAATGGTTACCATTCGTTTGTTCCAACAATACTGGAGATCACCAGATTATTTATGGTCGAAATTTATTTTGACTATTTTCAACCAAGTTTTTATTGGGttcacttttttcaaggCTGACAGAAGTTTACAGGGACTACAAAACCAAATGTTATCAATATTCATGTATACGGTTATTTTCAATCCTATACTACAACAGTATCTACCATCTTTCGTGCAGCAAAGGGATTTGTATGAGGCAAGAGAACGTCCTTCAAGAACATTTTCGTGGCTTGCGTTTTTCCTCTCTCAAATCATTGTTGAAATCCCATGGAATATTTTAGCGGGTACGATTGCTTATTGTATTTACTATTACGCGGTTGGATTTTATGCGAACGCCTCAGCTGCTGGTCAACTCCATGAGAGAGGTGCTTTGTTTTGGTTATTTTCTATTGCCTTCTACGTCTACATTGGTTCGATGGGTTTGTTAatgatttctttcaatgaaGTTGCTGAAACAGCGGCACATATGGGAACGCTATTGTTCACGATGGCATTATCTTTCTGTGGTGTTATGGCTACCCCTAAGGTTATGCCAAGATTTTGGATCTTTATGTATAGAGTGTCACCCCTAACTTATATGATCGATGCATTATTAGCCCTTGGTGTGGCTAATGTGGACGTTAAGTGTTCAAATTATGAAATGGTAAAATTTACTCCACCATCTGGAACCACCTGCGGTGACTATATGGCATCATATATCAAGTTGGCCGGAACAGGCTACTTGAGTGACCCGTCTGCAACAGATATATGTAGTTTCTGTGCGGTATCCACCACCAATGCCTTTTTGGCCACTTTCAGTTCTCATTATTACAGAAGATGGAGAAATTACGGTATTTTTATCTGCTATATTGCTTTTGATTATATCGCTGCAACATTCTTGTATTGGTTATCCAGGGTACCCAAGAAGAACGGTAAGATTTCCGAAAAACCCAAGAAGTGA
- the TRS120 gene encoding TRAPPII-specific subunit TRS120 (Component of transport protein particle (TRAPP) complex II; TRAPPII is a multimeric guanine nucleotide-exchange factor for the GTPase Ypt1p, regulating intra-Golgi and endosome-Golgi traffic): MNILKHFPSYVGPSKIRTLVIPIGHWTRKEFNNAVQKLSEFNEIHLSDVTPIDSPIFTPQGFPHGKLFFDFLTIDHDDALELFLYDFEPFRKTFVIIGLVNDYSDPLTNLNFMKEKYPTLISPNLVYASSTPTKELEQTIDTMENVFASSPDMQKNIETIMCDIARNFLTALNSYYSSYKHVTLRSPGAIGGNAVLKTTLIRQNSYTSSSSSTPMSAVQSSVSSSSKAGSVTTASKRLSSFEMTTNSLKRSASLKLATTLSTSENRSQQKSLGRQMKILGNFQLLAGRYVDALNSFVDAITTLYKVRDYLWLGSALDGISICFLLLSYLGLSYQIPQIVSLICPVEKLNFESSSTGISPVDSNSKATASTTASSTPRNSISIAAMQSPRNSIMSLSAPALNIDVENINLPLLIKCISDKVLYYYDLSLMHNSEYAPQVVYCEFLLKTLTFMTSCYKSSEFSKDVLDNIVKNQHRALSDIPNSPMFPRFEVYFYSNKLFELQLKEMQVEAQIKIYSTMAEVYRLLGYKRKQLFVLRLLMVALLATPNKIAWHPDYRTLIDTIIELLNINESEAKINVDDPSQSTWLILQKKILQLCIKVSRKINDFEYVAKFSSILITKYTHLLNQSEQDALFKEYIQPSITNESITSYWDPFILREVVINRILDSDPTSNEIPLESDVSSLESLENRQKTQDINPQEVFNPFKRVQPTSFVSNNSTKVPILVFLVGDKAEFTCRVQNPFKFDFTINDIQLDEEISEFCEIDRKAVSYSGPYNVKAESIRSITLPLIIKKPTYKKIYEISCLKISILKLPLQKFDIINDSRRSNPVEEEAEYSKCIYGKLKIKILPEQPQLELLSTSKMTRNSWMMLDGTKTDFHITVRNKSLSCAINHIKIIPMNNIEQMLKPDYWKKMPPDDLYIMEKQLDWLSKSCVRIIKLPTVIKPNETITFDLELDNTAVPFNFTGFDLLIEYGMSATDESCIYLKKLSIPYEVTLRRTIEVPSMDIIPLNELFSSQVENVDWIEYVMSKIRAESNLHSRDFILLLLDFRNSWIDGIKLNVQFEDFTSNEYHVEASHTSRIIVPIKKIDYKKYNFENTPIPRIYPGRQFIQSGLNEEQTIEMRQKFWCREHIISKLKCNWKLTTDQSVTGSVDFNKFIEKFDHKMVYTIYPGRLFYGVQLLLDEPKVKVGEIINLKIITEPTSTCRRKQNSTVNFLDIVIFDSKTSKILPRSNRRILYNGSLTKPISTTKVSEINLEIIPIEKGRYEFSVCISKSNNQDGIIQFDSENVILSVI; encoded by the coding sequence ATGAATATTCTTAAGCATTTCCCAAGCTATGTTGGCCCATCTAAGATTAGGACCTTAGTGATACCAATTGGCCATTGGACGCGAAAAGAGTTTAATAATGCGGTACAGAAACTTTCTGAATTCAACGAAATTCATCTGTCTGATGTAACCCCCATTGACAGCCCTATCTTCACACCGCAAGGCTTTCCACATGGGAAGTTATTTTTCGACTTCTTGACCATAGATCATGACGATGCATTGGAGTTGTTTCTGTATGATTTTGAGCCATTTCGGAAAACATTTGTCATTATTGGGCTGGTAAACGATTACAGTGACCCCTTGACcaatttgaatttcatGAAGGAGAAGTATCCAACTTTGATTTCACCGAATTTGGTGTACGCTTCATCTACACCCACTAAAGAGCTTGAGCAAACCATAGATACGATGGAAAATGTATTCGCATCTTCTCCAGATATGCAGAAAAACATAGAAACGATTATGTGCGACATAGCAAGGAACTTTTTAACCGCATTGAACAGCTATTACTCTTCCTATAAACATGTTACTTTGAGGTCGCCGGGTGCGATTGGTGGGAATGCGGTATTGAAAACAACTCTAATAAGACAGAACAGTTACACATCTTCGTCATCCAGCACACCCATGTCAGCGGTACAATCTTCCGTCTCAAGTTCATCGAAGGCAGGCTCAGTTACTACTGCTTCTAAGAGGTTATCTTCCTTTGAGATGACTACCAATAGTTTAAAGAGATCCGCTTCTCTAAAGCTAGCTACCACGCTTTCCACATCTGAGAATAGGTCTCAACAAAAATCATTGGGCAGacaaatgaaaattttgggCAATTTCCAATTGCTGGCAGGAAGGTACGTTGATGCGTTGAACAGCTTTGTTGATGCGATCACAACTTTGTACAAAGTGCGTGACTACTTATGGTTGGGTTCTGCTCTTGACGGTATTTCGATCTGCTTTTTACTTCTATCTTATCTCGGTTTGTCATACCAGATTCCACAAATTGTGAGTCTCATTTGTCCTGTGGAGAAGCTCAATTTTGAATCTAGCTCAACGGGGATTTCGCCTGTAGATTCCAATAGTAAAGCCACAGCAAGCACGACGGCGTCAAGCACACCAAGGAACAGCATATCTATAGCTGCTATGCAGTCACCTAGAAATTCCATTATGTCTTTATCTGCCCCAGCATTAAATATTGATGTAGAAAACATCAACCTCCCGTTATTAATTAAATGCATATCTGACAAAGTCTTGTATTATTATGATTTAAGTTTGATGCACAATAGTGAATATGCTCCGCAAGTGGTTTATTGCGAGTTTTTACTGAAGACTTTAACTTTCATGACATCGTGTTATAAGAGTTCAGAGTTTTCAAAGGACGTTCTGGACAATATTGTGAAAAACCAACACAGGGCCTTGTCAGATATCCCTAATAGTCCGATGTTCCCAAGGTTTGAAGTTTATTTCTATAGCAATAAATTGTTCGAATTACAATTGAAGGAAATGCAAGTTGAGGCTCAAATTAAAATATACTCTACTATGGCGGAAGTTTATCGCCTTTTGGGatacaaaagaaagcaatTATTCGTGTTAAGATTGCTGATGGTTGCTCTTTTGGCGACTCCGAATAAGATAGCATGGCATCCTGACTACAGGACCTTGATAGATACCATCATAGAACTCCTCAACATCAATGAAAGCGAGGCCAAAATCAATGTAGATGATCCGTCTCAATCTACTTGGTTGATCCTACAGAAAAAGATCCTACAACTATGCATTAAagtttcaagaaaaatcaaTGACTTCGAATATGTCGCTAAATTTAGCTCGATACTAATTACGAAATATACGCATCTGTTAAATCAGTCGGAACAAGATGCCTTGTTTAAAGAATATATTCAACCATCAATTACCAACGAGTCTATCACAAGTTATTGGGATCCCTTCATTCTGAGGGAAGTTGTTATAAATAGAATATTGGATAGTGACCCCACTTCAAACGAAATCCCATTAGAGTCAGATGTTAGCAGCCTTGAAAGCCTAGAAAATAGACAAAAGACACAGGATATTAATCCGCAGGAAGTTTTCAACCCTTTCAAACGGGTTCAACcaacttcttttgtttctaATAACAGCACCAAAGTTCCTATTTTAGTATTTTTAGTTGGCGATAAGGCTGAATTCACCTGCAGGGTTCAAAATCCTttcaaatttgattttACGATCAATGATATTCAACTAGATGAGGAAATATCTGAATTTTGTGAGATTGATAGAAAAGCTGTAAGTTATTCAGGGCCATATAATGTTAAAGCCGAGTCAATAAGATCCATCACATTGCCTTTGATTATTAAAAAGCCAacatacaaaaaaatctacgAGATTTCATGCCTAAAAATCTCTATCCTAAAACTACCGCTTCAGAAATTCGATATTATAAACGATTCTAGAAGATCGAATCctgttgaagaagaggcAGAATACAGTAAATGTATATACggaaaattaaaaattaaaatcCTGCCTGAACAACCACAATTAGAACTATTGAGTACTTCCAAGATGACAAGAAACTCATGGATGATGCTGGATGGTACCAAAACTGATTTTCATATAACGGTGAGAAATAAATCACTGAGCTGTGCAATAAATCATATTAAGATCATACCAATGAATAATATTGAGCAAATGTTGAAACCTGattattggaaaaaaatgccaCCAGATGACTTGTACATCATGGAAAAACAGCTAGATTGGCTCTCTAAGTCTTGTGTACGTATTATTAAATTACCAACGGTAATCAAGCCAAATGAAACCATCACATTTGATTTGGAATTAGATAATACTGCTGTTCCATTTAATTTCACCGGATTTGACTTATTGATCGAATACGGTATGAGCGCTACTGATGAATCCTGcatttatttaaaaaagttaTCAATACCATATGAAGTAACATTGAGAAGAACAATTGAAGTACCAAGTATGGACATCATACCGCTAAATGAACTCTTCAGCTCGCAAGTTGAAAATGTTGATTGGATTGAGTATGTAATGAGCAAAATACGTGCAGAATCTAACCTCCACTCTAGAGATTttatattgttattattagaCTTCAGAAATTCTTGGATTGACGGAATAAAATTGAATGTTCAATTTGAAGATTTCACTAGTAATGAGTATCATGTAGAGGCAAGCCATACCTCGAGAATTATTGTTcctattaaaaaaattgattaCAAAAAGTATAATTTTGAGAATACACCTATACCAAGAATCTATCCAGGCCGACAATTTATTCAAAGTGGTTTAAACGAAGAACAGACTATAGAAATGagacaaaaattttggtgTCGCGAACATATCATTTCAAAGCTTAAATGTAACTGGAAATTAACCACAGACCAATCTGTAACAGGTTCGGTGGATTTCAATAAGTTCATAGAAAAGTTTGATCACAAGATGGTCTACACGATATACCCCGGGAGATTATTTTACGGAGTGCAGCTATTGCTTGATGAGCCAAAAGTCAAAGTAGGGGAAATAATAAACTTGAAGATAATAACAGAGCCGACTAGTACATgtagaagaaaacaaaattctactgtaaattttttggacATCGTGATTTTCGACAGCAAGacatcaaaaatattaccAAGATCGAACAGACGAATTTTGTATAATGGTTCGTTAACTAAACCAATCAGTACAACCAAAGTTTCTGAAATTAACTTAGAAATTAttccaattgaaaaaggccGGTACGAGTTTAGCGTTTGCATCTCCAAATCAAACAACCAAGATGGAATAATCCAGTTCGACTCTGAAAACGTTATCTTGTCTGTTATTTAG
- the ADE8 gene encoding phosphoribosylglycinamide formyltransferase (Phosphoribosyl-glycinamide transformylase; catalyzes a step in the 'de novo' purine nucleotide biosynthetic pathway) — translation MARIVVLISGSGSNLQALIDAQKQGQLGEDAHIVSVISSSKKAYGLTRAADNNIPTKVCSLYPYTKGIAKEDKAARAKARSQFENDLAKLVLEEKPDVIICAGWLLILGSTFLSQLQSVPILNLHPALPGCFDGTTHAIEMAWRKCQDENKPLTAGCMVHYVIEEVDKGEPLVVKKLEIIPGEETLEQYEQRVHDAEHIAIVEATYKVLQQLHK, via the coding sequence ATGGCCAGAATTGTCGTATTAATTTCGGGCTCAGGTTCCAACTTGCAAGCCTTGATCGATGCCCAAAAGCAGGGCCAATTAGGCGAGGATGCTCATATTGTCTCTGTCATATCTTCCAGCAAGAAGGCATACGGGTTAACTAGGGCAGCGGACAATAATATCCCCACAAAGGTTTGTTCGCTATACCCATATACAAAGGGTATTGCGAAGGAGGACAAAGCCGCAAGGGCCAAGGCAAGATCCCAGTTTGAGAACGACCTCGCAAAACTAGTGCTCGAGGAAAAGCCTGACGTTATCATCTGCGCGGGCTGGTTATTGATCCTTGGATCTACTTTCTTGAGCCAACTGCAATCTGTGCCGATATTAAATCTGCATCCAGCGCTACCAGGTTGTTTCGATGGTACCACACACGCAATTGAAATGGCATGGCGCAAATGTCAGGACGAGAACAAGCCTCTGACGGCCGGATGCATGGTGCACTATGTCATCGAGGAGGTCGACAAGGGTGAGCCATTGGTGGTAAAAAAGCTAGAAATCATACCTGGCGAAGAAACACTAGAGCAGTACGAGCAAAGGGTACACGATGCTGAGCACATCGCGATTGTAGAAGCTACATATAAGGTTTTACAGCAGCTTCACAAATAA